ATTTTTTTCGGCCTTAGATACATCCCTTTCCCTGATCGCTTCCAATATTTTCTTGTGCTCGGAAAGGCTGGACTCCAGGATTTCATGTATTGGGGAATCGATGATAGCAGTATATATACTAATCCGCGCTATGCAGTTCTTTATAAAACTTTCTAAGACTTCATTGCCGCTAAGATGAGCTATTATGCGATGAAAGTCTTCATTCACTGCAAGATATTCTTCAAACTCGCCTCTCCGGATCGCCTTTTCTTCTTGCGCGATAACCTCTTCCAGCTCTTCCAGGTTTGTGTCATCCATATTCTGTAAGGAAAGCCTTATTGCCGTTGTTTCCAGAACACTACGCACTTTAAAGGTATCCTCGACATCCTTTTGAGATGGCGATACCAATCGGGCACCAACGTTCGGAATTATTTCCAACAGGCCTTGGCTTGCCAATCTGCGCAGAGCCTCTCTTACAGGAGTTCTGCTCACACCTAAGGTCACGGCGAGATTAACCTCAGCTAGGCGCTCTCCCGGCTTCAGCTGTCTCATCAATATCTTATGAAGCAATTCGTCATACACATAATCCGATGATGTGGTATAAAGTTTTTCTTCTCTCAACATGGTTAATTCCTCCCAATTTGGATCCAAGATATATGAGATTGCATTATACAATAAACTAAATAGAAATGAACATATTGACCGCCCTTTACTGTATAATGCAACCAAAATCCGAGATTTACCGTATTGTATCAGAGTTTGACCGCGTCAAGTTTTTGTAGGATTTTTAGGAACCACTCCCCATGTGTCCTAAAGGGCAACGTCTTTTAGGTTAGGTAAAAATCAAACCCGCCATGACATATGCCCCTTAAGGTCGTGTATAAGGGCGTTACCTTTCCCGTTTTCAGTACCGTTATGCATCCAAGCTCACTTATAACGGGACCTAAGATCTCCTCCAGGTTCAAGGTGAATTTGTGTCTTTTGTCCGCATTCTCACCTTTTTGGTCTTTTTTCTTTATCTGTTCTGACGTCACCTTGCCACCGCTACAGATGTAAGCCCTCAAAGAAGACATGGCCTTTAAGCCCTTGCGGCTCCATGCTATAGGCCTAGAAC
The DNA window shown above is from Acetomicrobium thermoterrenum DSM 13490 and carries:
- a CDS encoding GntR family transcriptional regulator — translated: MLREEKLYTTSSDYVYDELLHKILMRQLKPGERLAEVNLAVTLGVSRTPVREALRRLASQGLLEIIPNVGARLVSPSQKDVEDTFKVRSVLETTAIRLSLQNMDDTNLEELEEVIAQEEKAIRRGEFEEYLAVNEDFHRIIAHLSGNEVLESFIKNCIARISIYTAIIDSPIHEILESSLSEHKKILEAIRERDVSKAEKNMEEHMINTSNFLFSYGKKMV